In Amphiprion ocellaris isolate individual 3 ecotype Okinawa chromosome 2, ASM2253959v1, whole genome shotgun sequence, the genomic stretch aagtgcaacaaaaacagaattaaacaacataaatacatgtaaataaatcctttaaacttaaccagtaagtccaaaaatgaagttaattacttACGACATTGCCTCTGTGGTGTTTACAAAGTAGAGTCGTGCATCCAGAAAAGCACATACATGTGTAaagctaaacatcaaaataaaattcaataaataaaagtacGTCGATAATTCTGCTTTAAGGACGACACACCATGggagtgaaattagatataataaaacgctcGGAACATCAACGAAAATCAGCATTATTAAATCagattgtaaaaacagtgcaacatgttctgttatcttcttgtaaaatgactcatacatgcatgaaagctgccggtattcatgacttttatgaagaactgatcagtattgtgatgcacgtaatggctttgtttacattttctctggaGTTACGACTTAGGGCAAAATCGACTTAGATAAATCTGTAGAAACAGAACtgtgacgtaagtcgaggaccccctgtatgtgtgtatgtatgggggcttgtgtgtattttaggttttttctttatattattttaacttatttattataggtcacatgttttatgtgttctaGTAGCACGTTCTGTTGTatgtgttgcagtgcagcttgCTTTTGCCAGTGTCTAACACAAGTTTCTCCCACGGGAGACAATGAAGTGAACCTAGACCTAGACATGAGAGTTAAAGGTGGGGGTGTGAAGTGTACACAGCTTTGTGTGGACGCAGATCTAAGCATCTCTGTTGACATAAACGGGCCTGAAGTAGCCGTCGGTCTGTCCGTCCTGCTGTCTGTAAGCCGTCCTGCTGCTTCACCTCTTTGCAGCAGTGTTTGGGATGAAGCTGCACTGAACCACTCCTCTCCTTCTACTGGAATATTTGTACCACTGCCAGCCTCCCTGTGTTTGCTGTGCAGCTCCCTGTAAGTTACATAACCGCTCACCTATGATTTCCCTGCTGACTGTGCGAATGCGTACAACTGGCGAAGCGTGACCGAGCTCACAGCAGAACAAGCTCCTTTAGTTTACTCCGCATCTGATACTGGGTTATTCCACCTCAGTTTATCCTGCTCCACTACCTCTGAGCTGTTTGaaactcatttttataatacaCTGTGGATGTTTAAAGTGATATCTGTGATGTTTTAGATTCATATATCAAATACATTTAGAGATCCTGCCCTAAATTGCGCatcgacccactttcagcaggcTTTTTTGAACATTGGAATATGAGAAGGagctattaaagataaaagcctgaaatattAATTGTTATTCCTCATTATAGAACTGATTCAAAATCTGCAATACTGGACAGATAGATTGAAAAGTTTCTAATTATGGTTGagttgaaaaaaactgaagctgcCATGGAAAGTCCTATCTTTGAGCTcacattaacaaaaatattaataatgcagaagtcaactagtgatattttctgaaccatatgttgctgcatgtcacaataaaacagtagaatactttttaatatgaaatatttccTACCAattgtcacaaaaatgaaaaaaaaagttatatgGTGAACTTTGATGACATATTGAACAGGTTTGAGCAAGTTTtaccacaataacaaaaaatattattagatATCCTGATCCAAGTAGAACAAAGTGAATTAACTCATGAAATATCaatttgttttgttcatgtCTGCTCATAGATAGGTCTTTTCAACTAATCCATAATCAGAGatcatttgatttgtttatcATGCTGATAGTGGGTCGAGGAGGAAATTCAAATCTAAATTATGTCTGAAAGTATTAGATTTATCAAGCTGACAAATATCTTTACAAACATCTATATTTTATGCTGTAAACaattcaagcaaatcagagatggctgagtggaaattgttctaaaaatttgATTTGAGATAGAATAATCCTACTGTAAGAACGATGGCACAAGAAGGAATCAAATACGTTTTATGCAGGTTACAGGGCTGAGACTGTTCACAAATATGTCTGAGAGTCCATGTCTGAGCACTTTCACATTCATTTCTTAATTTATTTGGATGGAACAGTGCATATAAATGAGTGTACGGTCTCATAAAGTgtacacaaggttgcagtaaataagaTGGATTTAGGGCAAGGCTAATTTCATCCGTTGtccaaaacataaaataaaaaaatacagggTTACAGATGTATGCaaaacaatatagtaaaacaaagacagtgATAATAAATGAATTCTGGCTCCGTTAAACCTACCCTAAAGTGCTATTATTTTAGTAAAATGCTTTCCAGGTATAAAGTACATATAGTTAAAGTGCCTGTTTTTAAAGTGCCTGATTTTCTCAGTGTTCACAAGTTTATTGTTCATCAGCCATGCCTTATACTGTCTCTGGAGCTTTTTCTGATAGCTGTAGGTAAAGTATTCCAGTTTGTGCAACCTTTAATAGATAATCTGTGCAAAGGAGGACTTTCTAATCCTCCCTGGTGGCTGACCTTGTATTCGTAATACCATTTCTCTTTTGGATAAAATCCCCCAGGGGCAGAGGGGACATCCCATTCATGGACTAATAAATTAAGCAAGCACAAATGATCTGAACTTCTAAAGGCCatcatgttgcattttaaatcttCCTTTCCACTCCACTCACTCACACATAGCAGCTCATTAGGCCACTAAACCGCCTGCTGCTCACAGGAAATGAAGAGCTGCTGACTGTTTTGCTCTGCATTTACTAATTTACTGCATCACAAAGCAGCAGGTGGGCAGAACCTGTCTTCACTtgacagatgcaaaaatgaaaaaataaacaggaagtagagaGAAATGATGGTaacgtattttttttaaattgagacAGGACAAAAGAGAGCAAACATTGGTCACACTGCACCCGCCTGCCtttcaaaaagtgcaaacacCAAAGTCGATTAGATGTAAAGGCGCTGGTTAGATAAGAGGAATTCCATCGAGCTGAGCGAGGATTGGCCTCTGctttcagcatttcagctcgtttgttttcattcaaacttGTGTCGGTCACATGTTGCCTCCCAGCAGACTGGTTTTCTTACAGGAGGACATGTTGTTCTGTCTcaggtgcagtttttttttttctgttaagtcAGTCACACTCTAAATGTGTCAGTGTTGACATGATGCCACAGATTAATTTTCAGCTGGGTGAGCTAGCATCAATTCAGACAGAATTCATGAAATATGTGGCTGCACCGTGTCAGACTTGgttcagaatttttttatttgtaatttgggacccaaaacaacaaatatttgtgGCTGAATTTGGACAACTTCATATGTTTTCCTTCAGCTGTGTTGCTGTTCAGTTCTCATTTCAAGCATGTGAACATTCAGTACAGCAAAGTAAGCCTTATGTGTTGTTAAAATTAAACATGGACCAACAtatagacccctatgaacaccagtTTTTGTCTCCTATTAGTGAGTCCAcatcattttgtcaaaatagcaaaaacatgtAACCTTGTCTTGCCATTCTTGCTACACAttaaattctactgatgttttaGGCCTAAAATATGGTGAATTATTGACcgtaaaatcaatttttttgtaGGAAATATGCATATATCCATAAGTAAACACTTGCAGGAACATGTAGGGGTTGTAATGTTACTCAGATATGggaattttgtacttttttccattttagagggacaataattaaacatttgtctTTTGCTGGAGTCGTCCAAACATTTAAGTctgctggaaactattctgtctgtgttcttacTTGCTGGAAGTGttatatttctggagatatttaaTCTTTAGAATGACTTTGTGGATAAGTAGAAACTTTGGAgggttaaaatgcaaaaattccaTTATATGAAATTGTCAAAATTCAGataaaatatttgacagaacTTCGCTTTGGTTCCTCTGCATTTCCATTCTTTACGACTACTATTAAATCTTTTATTCAGACCGTACCAGATTAACCTTTTTGGACTTTTCACAGAGTAACAGTCACATTTCTGGATGTTTTGGGGTAAAACTAACACATCTCTACATGCATTTACAGCATGAACTTTGTCTTTTAACCATCATTCTCCTCACAGTAACACTCTAACACTTTGCTTACTAACATCTCAGCTTCTATGTTCCTGCCTGTTGTTGTTTCTCACATTTCCATGTTCTCATCCTCCATCCCGTCATTCCCTCCACCGCTCAGCCGCTAGAAGACCCCTCGACCTGGACAAACACGGCCGTCACAAATCCCCCGGCCGACACGAGGCGAGCTCCCGCCGCGATTACTCCCCAGATTACAGCTCGACAGAACCCAAACGGAGCCGCTACCCGAAGCTGGACTCGGTGGCACCCCACGGTCGCTCCAGATACCCGGAGCACTACTTGGTGGCGGAGGGAGGGCGCAGTAGGCACGCAGATCCATACCCAGAACACCTGCTGCCCTCCAGAGGCAAACACGGGGACCGATATCCAGATTACGAGTCCAGCAGGACCAGGGACCCGGGAGGGGAGGACTCGGATAGAGtggtgaggaggaaggagagaccGGCTAGACCTCCTCAACCACACGTTCCCATAGAACGAGACAAGGACTGGAACAAAGATAGAGACAGACGTAGGGACCAGGAACGGGAGAGACACATGGAGAAAGACCACAGGAGAGACCGAGATCAGGACCACAGGAGAGACCGAGACCAGGACCACAGGAGAGACCAGGACCACAGGAGAGACCAGGACCACAGGAGAGACCGAGACCAGGACTACAGGAGAGACCAGGACCACAGGAGAGACCGGGAAAGATCCAGAGACCGAGGACAGAGtggagacagacacagagaaagacaaagagacagagacaggcGACGAGAAAGAACCAGGAGCAGAGACAGAGGACTGGACGAGGAGTTTGTAGAGGCGGGACACAGCAGACCGAGGGAGGGCAGAGCAtcctgggaggaggaggaggatgatgggaGTAAAGCTAGGGGTCGGCGGCGAGTCCACTCTGGCCCCGAAGACGTGTTTGACGAACGGAGAGGGGACGCTCTGCAGCTCTGGGACCCACGAGATGACGAGGGTCCCAGCAGGGAGCGCAGTCAAAGTCACCCGACCAGAGAGACAGGTACCGCCCGGAACCCCTGCCGGCCCCCACTGGGGGTTTGTGGTGTGCTGGAGTTGCTTCTTGCTTTGGCAATCTGAGGTGGTGGGTCGATCTAACATGGCAATCACTAATGACGATGATTTCATCTGATTTCCATCCTGACGGTTTGAAATGACTGCTGCTGTCGTTGTTGTGCTGTGTggaggtttttggttttttttccgctctttctctcattttttcctGAGCCTGAACTGTGTGCTGTGATTCTCTAGTAGAATAGCTCTGTGGATTTTGATAAACTGAAATTTGGCATTCACAAAGGGCTTCAGAGCTGCTTGGATTATGTTATCGAGACGAGAAGCGCCTGAAATCCATCAAAAGCAGTCCGGCGCTGGAATATTTAACTGTGTTCTCTTTTCCCGAAGCCATCAGAGGCTTTAAAGACAACACAGATATGAACACCAGCAGATCCACTGCAGCCCTTTAAGGTGCCTTTTGGCTTTAATCCAACTACAGCTGACGTACTGTGGTGACAAATGACGCATTGCTTTACTGATCAGTCAACAGGCATAAAATGATTTCAATAATCatgaatcatttttgttttattttaacaacaatAATGACTGCAACTCCTGATATTCTCTTTATAAATTGCACATTTCTTGGCTGATTGAAGGGAAATTCCATTTGTAATTTAAAGCCAAGAATTGTTTTTAGTAAAATCAAAATGATCATTCTTGCTCATCCACTGCGGTGGTTTCTGCAGGTCGTATTGTTCACCGGGGCAGCGGAGCGGTCATAGCAGAAACCGAATACGGACTGAACGAGGCCACCAAGGGTCTGACGAACCTCGATCTCCGTGAGCAGGAGCTGAAGGACATGGAGGTGGCCCGGAAGATGCAAGAGGAGGAAATCAAGGTGAGGAAGGAAACCACGAGAGTGTTTgagttgtttattttgtgcacTAAAAAGTATAATGGTAGAGTCATCAAAATTAATTGAGTAGTTTTTTGTCGAACTTGGTGAATATCTCCTCACGTTTTGCTAgctgtctgttgtgtttgtgctgaaaaACATCCCATGTTCAAGCACAGTCTTGACTCAAAACTCATTAATCcatacaatacattttctgtgttttctgtgcatgttCAGGCTCATGCACGGGACATGGTTAAAGGGAGATCTTTGGTGAAAGTGGTCACTGGGAGTGAGAGGGACAGTAAATCTGACACATGCTAACTATCAActtatgctaactagctaaatataAAAAATCCAGAATTGTAGACTCTACCTTTAAAGCTAACATCTCAGAAAATCCTGCAAACTCAAATACTAGGAATGTCCCTGAtccaaattattaaaaaaaaaaacactttaagtcTTGTAGATTATCTTAAGTACCTTTtactgtttaatcctgtagcaCCCAGTGGATGGTACTTCATGCTGGAAAGCAGAGAACATTGTGGGGTTTTaactagtaaaggggcaccatgacatcACCATCCCCAACCTCAAACACTTAAACTTGGTATTACAAATACTTAAATTGAGACGCATCCAGTCAGATATCGAGCTTCTATTAAATCTGATCTCAGATGTCTGAGGGTAAATCTTCTAATAAGTCAGATAGAAAAACGAAAGGCCCTGTGTAATAAATATGATATTAGTTCTTTATGCTGTTGGTGTTATttctccgccaaggaatggcagaattatgtgacaattggcatccatttatctgtctgtctacctgtctgtgcacaacattactaaAAATGGGCTAAcgtatttggatgaaattttcagggaaggtcagaaatgacacaaggaccaagtgattagatatTGGCAGTGATACGGGTTATAGTATAGATCCACGGATTTGGTCacgatttctgtatcattgtgagatagcagcacggtgtcactgtaaccacgaCAACAAGCGAATGCTatgtcagctacctgctgacaatcactattgcgatcctactacaaatccactgctgaggacttatcaggacttatctgtcagaaatgatacaaggaacaattgattaaatcatgggggtgtttctgagtcccatcaattccccccacccgctacatatttaagtcaaaTGGTTCGGTATCCGTACGTACACATGCATAgtacacacctgtgctcagcgcaacgtcATTTTGGTCCTCTGTGtttaatggccacattctatggtacGGTGATTTCTGAtaatcagtaactaataaacaaatgctgcatttctgacattgcCACATGgtggaatgaacagccttggcacagtgcttttctagttatggACTTATAGGGGGTCCTTGACTTAAATTGAAGTTTCGTTCCTACAGGTTGACGCAAGTCGATTTTCActgtaagtcagaactccggcgaaaatgtaaacaaagccgttacgtgcaacACGATATCGATCggttctttggaaaagtcaagaataccaatgactttcatgcatgtatgagtcattttacaagaagataacacaatatgttgcacttttttttacaacttgagcattttattatatctaatttcacttccatggagatggctttccttttcttcgtgTACAAccggtgaatgtaaacaaagccgtcttatagcgtgGTATGACGGCGTAGTCGACCgctccgctcaccaactagttccacataaccagtttcAGGTCaatgacgtcgtaaaccgaggaccccctctATTCAGCTCTCTATAGAATTAGGTTCTAGGTATAACAAACTAAAATATAGCTctattttatcaaaaaaataacagaataataGTGAGAGTTTGTGGTATAGCTGCCAGTTCAAATCTTGTGTGAAGTCTAACTCTGATTTTACAAGATGACAAACATTATGACTGATGTTACAACAAATATCTACACTGAGCTTTGTATGAAAACACATTGTGATAAAGCTGTATAATCATAAGTTAGAAAATCTTGCAGAACATGCTCAGTCTCAGCATTTCCTACGTTATGTAATGCTGGAACAGTTTGTTCCACTGTGGTAGGAAAATCTGACTTTTGGATTGTTTTCTGGTTTCAGGCCAGTAAGACACATGTTCGTGCAGCCCAAGTAGCACAAGATGAGGTGAGTGGGCAAGTCTGGAAACTTCTCTTACGCCGTCTGTCCTCTTCTTATATACTTCCATTTCCTGACTGCAGCTTTATTGACCTATAAACCCTAGTATATGAAGCCCAAAGCAGACGTTGTGTAATACAGATTTAAAGGTGGCGTTGAAGTTCATTAATGCTCTTTGAAACAGACAGTTTTTGAATCCCTGAGCAGGAATTATGTAAatgtttggaggttttctgtggTCGTGATGCAGTTTTCTGGCTGTGGCAGGAAATCGCCCGACTGCTGATGGAACAAGAGAAGAAGGAGTACAAGAAGAACCGTGAGcgggagaaagagaaggagcgagagagggagaggctGGCCATGGAGAGGATGGCGATGGAGAGAAGGCGGCAGGAGGGAGACTACCGGGTAATTATCTAGTTATTTTTAACACCTGTGGTTTGGAGGGATTCCTctttatttcatattaaagtgctttttatttcatattaaagtgCTTTTCCAGTGCTCTAGCAGAACTATAATTTTAAGAACCGTCATTTTTCTTGATTTCCAGCCAAACTCGGAGGAAGTGGTCCGGCCCAGAACAAGAGATGAGTACGAGTACCAGAAGCAGAGGAACCACCAGAAGCCTGCCAAGTACGAGAATCCTCACTCTGAGTATTTCCAGCTGGTCGAGAATCAGGATtaactgtattatttttttcctcccaggCCTCCTCAACCTCGTGCACACGACTATGAGAATGTGAGCTCTGCTTACGGCTACTCAGACCACCCTGGTGCCCCTCGAGCTCCAACCAGACCTGAGGCTGCCTGCAGAGGTACTTCACAACTTCATCTAATCCCAAATATAGTACAATCTGCTACAATAAGGATATAGCCTGAGCACATTACTgcatattaaacacaaataatagtaattttattcatgcagaaccttttaaaaacagagtttacTGAGTGCTTTAAGGAAAAGACGCTCAGgaaaagaacaatgaaaaacagGAATCTGGTCAGTCCAAAAATGGTATAAGATTCTCAAAATAAATTAGTACAACACcagataaagtaaaaaaatatatatcactTTCAAGTAAGGGAAACAACaaatggaataaaagaaaaatagagggtaaaaacataaacacaaggCTAAAAATGCTAGTAATAATAGCAGTAATAgtaaataagcaaaataaatacataaataggtAAATAAAGGGTTAAAGAGAATAAATTGAGCAatgaaatgaagttaaaaaacacagactaaaAATAGATAATAATAAATCATAATATTAATAAGAGAGAGGAACTAACTGCAACActgctgtttttatattatttctatttttttatttttatttttttatcggctatttttatcatctaattggtttttaactttatttatttcattgttcattttattctctttttctcatttttttaaaaaatggagtAGAAATATTAAACCCTGCTGCCATCAGTGCAAATCTCAAATATGTGATATATgataaagaaaagcaacaaattttcacatttcattagcagaaaacatcaaatatttgacatttggcctgaaaaatgaccaataaatgtgtttagttttcatttaatCCCACAAAGGGATTAATTGTTGTGGTATATAAATGTCCATATTAATTACAGCACATGATTAGTGTATGAAatgtataattttctttttttgagaaGAAATATTAAACCCTGCTACCATCAGCGCAAAACTCAAATATATAACAATCACATATGatacagaaaagcagcaaatcttcacatttcagaaactgaaaacatcaaacatttgGCTTTTTGGCCTGAAAAATGACTAATAAATGTgttgattaattatttaaacataTGAATGTCTaaattatgtcagcacatgatCGCCATATAAAGTGTATGATTTTCTTTATTGTAGTAGAAATATTAAACCCTGCTACTAATGCAAAACCCAAATATGTGATGATcacaaatgacaaagaaaagcagcaaattttcacatttcag encodes the following:
- the ccdc50a gene encoding coiled-coil domain-containing protein 50 isoform X1 gives rise to the protein MAECNVSIDQKKLPGVKEVCRDFAVLEDHCLAYNLQEQEIESHLASNVHKSRLVQKDLQVAKKLQEEEDKRAKIQSQKQHGDLERQDNEIAQEIQEELVRQAEQQRQQEEKDAAIARKLQEKEMKEEKRRQKQLEANFEEEYFEDRGAARRPLDLDKHGRHKSPGRHEASSRRDYSPDYSSTEPKRSRYPKLDSVAPHGRSRYPEHYLVAEGGRSRHADPYPEHLLPSRGKHGDRYPDYESSRTRDPGGEDSDRVVRRKERPARPPQPHVPIERDKDWNKDRDRRRDQERERHMEKDHRRDRDQDHRRDRDQDHRRDQDHRRDQDHRRDRDQDYRRDQDHRRDRERSRDRGQSGDRHRERQRDRDRRRERTRSRDRGLDEEFVEAGHSRPREGRASWEEEEDDGSKARGRRRVHSGPEDVFDERRGDALQLWDPRDDEGPSRERSQSHPTRETGRIVHRGSGAVIAETEYGLNEATKGLTNLDLREQELKDMEVARKMQEEEIKASKTHVRAAQVAQDEEIARLLMEQEKKEYKKNREREKEKERERERLAMERMAMERRRQEGDYRPNSEEVVRPRTRDEYEYQKQRNHQKPAKPPQPRAHDYENVSSAYGYSDHPGAPRAPTRPEAACRGAYYKR
- the ccdc50a gene encoding coiled-coil domain-containing protein 50 isoform X2 → MAECNVSIDQKKLPGVKEVCRDFAVLEDHCLAYNLQEQEIESHLASNVHKSRLVQKDLQVAKKLQEEEDKRAKIQSQKQHGDLERQDNEIAQEIQEELVRQAEQQRQQEEKDAAIARKLQEKEMKEEKRRQKQLEANFEEEYFEDRGGRIVHRGSGAVIAETEYGLNEATKGLTNLDLREQELKDMEVARKMQEEEIKASKTHVRAAQVAQDEEIARLLMEQEKKEYKKNREREKEKERERERLAMERMAMERRRQEGDYRPNSEEVVRPRTRDEYEYQKQRNHQKPAKPPQPRAHDYENVSSAYGYSDHPGAPRAPTRPEAACRGAYYKR